The following coding sequences lie in one Tachysurus fulvidraco isolate hzauxx_2018 chromosome 19, HZAU_PFXX_2.0, whole genome shotgun sequence genomic window:
- the wnt16 gene encoding protein Wnt-16 gives MEKRSSSWGLHLFQLFFLVLLSGYPLCCHGSWMWLGITSVGVVEKLGCANLPLSSKQKDVCKRKPYLLPSIKDGARLGITECQSQFRHERWNCSTSKQPSVFGYELNSGTKETAFIYAIMAAGLVHSVTRACSAGNMTECSCDTTLTGSGSQTEGWHWGGCSDDIGYGTWFSRRFIDHATKNASVQGDETMLIMNQHNSEAGRQAVAKTMWTDCRCHGVSGSCAVKTCWKTMASFVRVGNYLKDRYENSVQVLDRTKRKFRRKEKEQRQRPISREELIFLNKSPNYCVEDRRLGVTGTRGRRCNRTSAGPDGCNLLCCGRGYNTHVVRHVERCECKFIWCCYVRCRRCETMNDIHTCK, from the exons ATGGAGAAGCGCAGCAGCAGCTGGGGATTACATTTGTTCCAGCTTTTCTTTCTCGTCTTGCTCTCAGGTTATCCGTTATGTTGTCACGGAAGCTGGAT GTGGCTGGGCATCACCTCTGTCGGGGTAGTGGAGAAACTGGGATGCGCGAATTTGCCGCTGTCCAGCAAGCAGAAGGACGTGTGTAAGCGGAAGCCTTACTTGCTTCCCAGCATTAAAGACGGAGCGCGTTTGGGCATCACAGAGTGTCAGTCTCAGTTCAGACATGAGCGCTGGAACTGCAGCACCAGCAAACAGCCCTCTGTGTTCGGCTACGAGCTCAACAGCG GAACAAAAGAGACAGCTTTCATCTACGCTATCATGGCAGCAGGTCTGGTCCACTCAGTCACCCGGGCCTGCAGTGCAGGGAACATGACCGAGTGCTCGTGTGACACCACGCTAACAGGCAGTGGCTCACAAACAGAGGGCTGGCACTGGGGCGGCTGCTCGGATGACATCGGCTACGGGACGTGGTTCAGTCGCCGGTTTATTGACCATGCAACAAAGAATGCTTCTGTGCAAGGAGATGAGACCATGCTCATTATGAACCAGCATAACAGCGAGGCAGGGAGACAG gctGTAGCCAAGACGATGTGGACGGACTGCCGCTGTCATGGCGTCTCAGGGTCCTGTGCTGTAAAGACATGCTGGAAGACCATGGCATCCTTTGTGCGTGTAGGCAACTACCTAAAGGACCGTTATGAGAATAGCGTACAGGTGCTAGACCGCACCAAACGCAAATTCCGTCGTAAGGAAAAGGAACAACGGCAAAGGCCCATCAGTCGGGAAGAGCTCATATTCCTCAACAAGTCACCCAATTATTGTGTGGAGGACAGGCGCCTGGGGGTGACCGGGACTCGAGGGCGCCGGTGCAACCGCACATCTGCCGGGCCAGACGGCTGCAACTTACTGTGCTGCGGCCGCGGATACAACACACACGTGGTGCGTCATGTGGAGCGCTGTGAGTGCAAGTTCATCTGGTGCTGCTACGTGCGCTGCCGGCGCTGCGAGACCATGAATGACATTCACACATGCAAATAA